CATAAGATAGTAAACGGTCAATGAGTACACGACCAGAGGCGTAGTATttaaggggccgggaggggcgcccgaccccccgaacttttcgctcagtagtgttgtacatgtagttttcgtatagaaatttttgggtatatacgttttcgaccccccggttctatagaattttttggatatatacgttttcgaccctcccGACAAAAACTTCAAGCTTCACCACTATACACGACACATGACACATGAGATCGGAAATAAGACACGTTACAATTAGCTAAGAAACATTGATTTCCAATACCCGACCCATTCCCGACTCATCACATCACGACACATGACATACATGAGATCGGAAATAAGACACGTTATAATCGGATACAAAACATCGATTTCCAAAACCCGACCCATTCCCGACTCATAACATCTACATTTCTCACGTGTCACATCTTTTTATATTGATATTTTAGAATAAAGACATACATATTTTTGTGGCCATGACTACCTCTTAACTACCATTAACTTATTGTTAAAAAGTGATAATTTTCAAACAATAAAATCAAAACCACAATGTTATCTTCAAACGATAATGGCGGTTTCAAACTCTCATTCACAAAACGGTTTCTGctcaaaaaccctaatcttcCATAGCCTCAGACCTTCATCTTTTCTTCCTCCACAAGCTACACATTTATCAGTAACCGACTTCATCTTCTCTCTCCTcaacaccaccacaacaaccgcCGGATCGCTAATCGACGCCACCACACGCCACCGTATCCCGTACACCGACGTCAAGCTCTTCGTACGCAACCTCGCCGCTGCACTCCGTCAACCGCCGGTATCTCTTACGAAAGGTAATTGTGCTTTTATTATCTCTCATAACTCATCTTATCTTCCGATTCTGTTTCTCTCTCTGTTTTCCATCGGTGTAACCGTTTCTCCGGCGAATCCTGCTAGCTCGATCTCCGAGATTTCGCGCCAGATCCGGATTTGTAAACCGGTGGTTATTTTCGCTACGGTTGAATCGGTTCGGAAGGTATCGGAAACCGGTTTTAATAACCGGATCGTTGTAATCGAATCGAGTGAGTTCGAATCGATGATGCGAGTTGATCGATCGAACGGATCTGAGTTCTCTGATGTCAAAATTGACGTTTCGGTTTCGCAGTCGGATACGGCGGCGATTTTGTACTCGTCAGGAACTACCGGAAACACTAAGGGAGTCAGATTGACGCATCGGAATCTGATATCATCGGTTGCCGGAGCAATAACGAGTCGGAAAAGTACGTGTTGTGATTCTCCGGCGGTGTATCTATGTACGGTGCCGTATTTTCATGTGTACGGATTCACGTTTTGTGTGAGGATGGTGGCGTGTGGTGAGAGTTTGGTTTCAGTAGCTAGGTTTGATTTGAGGTTGATTGTGAGGTCGATTGAGGAGTTTAGGGTTTGTTATATGGCGGTGGCGccgccggtggtggtggcgttgGTGGATGGAAATAATGAGCGGTTGGTGAATGGAGCTGATTTGAGGTCTTTGGATACGGTGTTTAGTGGCGGAGCTCCGCTAACGGTGGCCGTGATCAGGAAGTTTAAACGACGGTTTCAGGACGTGTCATTGGTGCAGGTTGGTTGCATACATGCATGAGAATATGAGATTGCAATATTACATCATGCAatggttatttacttatttataatTAATTCTTTTCGCATTAAAAAATGAAACAAAGAAATAAATATTAAGAAGCAAATTCAAACACAACATAAAATTAGGAGTAAAATGATAAAATAGTCCTTAACTTTAAAACTTTTTGTATATGTGTCCCCAAAATTTGATATTTTTGTTGTTATTTCCATCTAAATCGCTAacttaattaaaattaaaatgtaTCGTTAACTTCTGTGGACGATTTTAACAATTTCTCAATCCTCAACGACGATTTTAACACTTTCCTTTATTGTTTTGTCTTTTAATTGTAgaagatttatttttatatttaaataaaaacaagtataaataaaatatataataacatgtacacacatttatatatttacacacttattttttaaaaaaaaaaactcgtgttttgtacgtgttgaataaatctaattttataaccaaataataaaaaagttgtatttttaaaaacctcgtgtattacgcATATTGAATagatgtaattttgtatagtaaataaaaaaaatatatatcctaaaAACCATGTATATTACACATATTGAATAattctaattttatataccaaataataaaaaaattatatctttaaaagaaCTAACAAATATACTCGATACGCAATGAATATAATGATTACAGAGATGATTCTTAAAAAAAATGTATGTTTGGGTTTGTGTTAAACTTTGTGAGGATTTTTGCTTGGATTAATGTTTTATTTAATGATTTCAATCCCGTGATCCTTCCTTTTTGTAGTTGCAAATGTAAAAAGGATCAACCTACAATAACTATTGAGCTTTAATCACGTAATATAGTATAATCAATTAGGTTCTTTTAATGAATGTGTAATCATGTAATAAGCATAATTGTAATAACATCAATTATAACAAATCATTTTGAATGTGGAATCACGTAATAATTTATGTTGAATGTGTAATAATACATAGTCCTTGCCCTACTACAACCATAGATCGCGCCACTGCCACCACAGGCAGTCGTAATTACCCTCACCGTCATTGTTGTCGCTATACAACATCGGCTCCACCTATAACGGTGGTGCACTTTTATACGTTAATTTCTGATGAAAGAGCAGGAAGGGAGCAATCTCATGGGAAAGATTGTAATTAAGCAAAAGTATGTTTTCAAGCGAAACAAAGGATGGGCAAATCTCACGCGAAAGTTCCAGACAAGTTTCCACGCTGTAGAatagggatgagcacggtacccTTTTGGTACCAAAAGTACCAGTACCGAAAAACGGGAAAAGTAGGTACCGGTTCTGAATACACCGGTTCGGTACCAGTATTTACCAGTGTTTTACCTgaaaataccggtaccggtacgAAAAAAACGGGGAAAGTGGGTACCAGTACCGAATATATCCGGTAACAAATGCTTATCCCTACTATAGAATTTGGTTTTGGTCCACCAATCTCAATTCACAAGGCTCCAAAATGTAATCTGGCATCTGGCTTGGGCTTAGTGGCAAAACTTGAGATTTCTgacgggggtcgaaaacgtatacatCCAAACAAATTTATAGaactggggggtcgaaaacgtatatacccaaaatttctatacgaaaactacatactctctaCTACTGAGTAAAAAGTTCGAGGGGTCGGCCACACCCTCCCGCCCTACTTAAGCTGCGCCCCCTGCTTAGGCTTCTGTGCTAATTAGCTTGCGGAGGACTATTAGGTTATATTAGTGACTAGTATTGTAATATGGTGCATTGGTGTGTCTATATTAACCATTTCATGTAATCCTACATCATAAATAATGGTATACAACAAACAAATTTGTGGTCGAAAGTAAACGAGTTATTTTAACCTGCTAGGCTTTTGTTTAAAATAAATGATTTACATGGTTCTTTGTACGTTCCCAATATTCAAAGTAATAG
This genomic stretch from Helianthus annuus cultivar XRQ/B chromosome 8, HanXRQr2.0-SUNRISE, whole genome shotgun sequence harbors:
- the LOC110871587 gene encoding 4-coumarate--CoA ligase-like 9 isoform X1 codes for the protein MAVSNSHSQNGFCSKTLIFHSLRPSSFLPPQATHLSVTDFIFSLLNTTTTTAGSLIDATTRHRIPYTDVKLFVRNLAAALRQPPVSLTKGNCAFIISHNSSYLPILFLSLFSIGVTVSPANPASSISEISRQIRICKPVVIFATVESVRKVSETGFNNRIVVIESSEFESMMRVDRSNGSEFSDVKIDVSVSQSDTAAILYSSGTTGNTKGVRLTHRNLISSVAGAITSRKSTCCDSPAVYLCTVPYFHVYGFTFCVRMVACGESLVSVARFDLRLIVRSIEEFRVCYMAVAPPVVVALVDGNNERLVNGADLRSLDTVFSGGAPLTVAVIRKFKRRFQDVSLVQTYGLTETTGAISRVASPYESTIVGTVGRLIAHCEAKIIDPNTGVSLPPMNHGELWVRGPSIMKGYVDDKQGINTMVDSDGWLRTGDLCFFNNEGFLFVVDRLKELIKYKGYQVPPAELEQILHSHPDITEAAVIPYPDEAAGQVPMGFVVKRKGSTIDETQVKDYVAKQVAPYKKLRRVCFIDSIPKNAPGKVLRKELMKMAVNSKL
- the LOC110871587 gene encoding 4-coumarate--CoA ligase-like 9 isoform X2, whose protein sequence is MAVSNSHSQNGFCSKTLIFHSLRPSSFLPPQATHLSVTDFIFSLLNTTTTTAGSLIDATTRHRIPYTDVKLFVRNLAAALRQPPVSLTKGNCAFIISHNSSYLPILFLSLFSIGVTVSPANPASSISEISRQIRICKPVVIFATVESVRKVSETGFNNRIVVIESSEFESMMRVDRSNGSEFSDVKIDVSVSQSDTAAILYSSGTTGNTKGVRLTHRNLISSVAGAITSRKSTCCDSPAVYLCTVPYFHVYGFTFCVRMVACGESLVSVARFDLRLIVRSIEEFRVCYMAVAPPVVVALVDGNNERLVNGADLRSLDTVFSGGAPLTVAVIRKFKRRFQDVSLVQTYGLTETTGAISRVASPYESTIVGTVGRLIAHCEAKIIDPNTGVSLPPMNHGELWVRGPSIMKGYVDDKQGINTMVDSDGWLRTGDLCFFNNEGFLFVVDRLKELIKYKGYQVPPAELEQILHSHPDITEAAVIPYPDEAAGQVPMGFVVKRKGSTIDETQVKDYVAKQIQFQKMHQERY